In Magnolia sinica isolate HGM2019 chromosome 12, MsV1, whole genome shotgun sequence, a single genomic region encodes these proteins:
- the LOC131220196 gene encoding uncharacterized protein LOC131220196, with translation MLDVTHSPHSSILDRLLWWWGLPCPRTYSSSTFHLASTFLLSEIWKVRNKSRFDGHKISIQRVFRRASWWLLNKHARHKPPQPSPSIPAVPGSRFSFPTTCLDVVRWQKPPADWCKLNVDGSTIQNLGSVRGGGIYRDHNSTMILAFYNGYDVTSNNRAEIRALHDGLELCVLHRLQNVHIESDSGWVVDCILGKSTVEWKWK, from the coding sequence ATgctggatgtgactcattctcctCACTCCTCCATTCTTGATCGGCTCTTATGGTGGTGGGGCCTTCCATGCCCGCGAACCTATTCTTCTTCTACCTTCCATTTGGCATCGACTTTTCTATTATCGGAGATTTGGAAGGTTAGAAACAAGTCCAGATTTGATGGCCACAAAATCTCGATCCAAAGGGTGTTCCGTAGAGCTTCTTGGTGGCTATTGAATAAACATGCACGTCACAAACCTCCTCAGCCCTCTCCCTCCATCCCAGCTGTCCCTGGCTCCAGGTTTTCCTTTCCTACCACCTGTCTCGACGTCGTGAGGTGGCAGAAACCACCTGCCGATTGGTGCAAGCTCAATGTCGATGGATCAACCATTCAGAATCTGGGGTCTGTCAGGGGTGGCGGCATCTACAGAGATCACAATAGCACCATGATATTGGCTTTTTACAATGGCTACGACGTAACATCCAACAACAGAGCAGAGATCAGGGCTCTCCACGATGGATTGGAATTGTGTGTCCTTCACAGGCTGCAgaatgttcacattgaatctgactCAGGATGGGTGGTTGATTGCATTCTTGGGAAGTCCACAGTCGAGTGGAAATGGAAGTAG
- the LOC131220197 gene encoding uncharacterized protein LOC131220197: MAAEQKQAGIGLKLGFHLSFSNAGEGGKIWVFYSGSIFISLFYMTNQILSINVRPSSSYPSCRLLWDSLTSMVAGFSGPWLVAADFNAILDPFERIGSKIFDLASSSKFRDAIDAAGLLDTSFIGNSFTQSNNRSGVAKMNSDYSPLIFDFPKPLFSTPRPFRFQRMWLLHDSFLKVVEEVWSPPFSNQPMLNILLKLKNVKRYMRIWNRNVYGNVSQNIKDAAEALDKLEGSAQTPLSNISAQDIATAKSKLVRMELAGEILWKQKSQNRWLTEGDKNTKFFHLSVTDMIRRSSIFQIKLDSGVLVTEQETIEREAVCFFQALLLAPSPPDGYPSGDAAAFAIPSLVLGEDNATLMKA; encoded by the exons ATGGCGGCTGAGCAGAAACAAGCTGGGATCGGTCTAAAGCTAGGCTTCCACCTGTCCTTCTCTAATGCTGGCGAAGGGGGAAAAATTTGGGTCTTCTATAGTGGTTcaattttcatttctctcttttatATGACTAACCAGATACTTTCCATTAATGTtcgtccatcaagctcctatccCTCCTGCAG GCTACTCTGGGATAGCCTGACTTCGATGGTAGCAGGTTTTTCAGGGCCGTGGTTAGTCGCTGCGGATTTCAATGCTATCTTAGACCCTTTTGAGAGGATTGGCAGCAAGATTTTTGATCTGGCAAGCTCTTCTAAGTTCCGGGATGCAATTGATGCAGCTGGCCTTTTGGACACCAGTTTCATTGGTAATTCTTTTACTCAGAGTAACAACCGGTCGGGCGTGGCTAAG ATGAATTCTGACTACTCTCCTCTGATCTTTGATTTCCCGAAGCCCTTATTTTCTACCCCGAGGCCCTTTAGGTTCCAGAGGATGTGGCTGCTCCATGATTCCTTTCTTAAAGTGGTTGAGGAAGTGTGGAGCCCCCCTTTTTCGAACCAACCCATGTTGAACATTCTCCTAAAACTCAAGAATGTGAAGAGATATATGAGAATTTGGAATCGCAATGTTTATGGGAATGTCTCCCAAAACATCAAAGATGCAGCTGAAGCGCTAGATAAGCTTGAGGGTTCGGCCCAAACTCCTCTCTCCAACATCAGCGCTCAAGATATTGCAACTGCCAAATCCAAGTTGGTCCGTATGGAACTAGCAGGTGAGATTTTATGGAAGCAGAAATCTCAAAACAGATGGCTTACTGAAGGAGATAAAAACACCAAGTTTTTTCATCTTTCAGTCACTGACATGATCAGGAGGTCGAGCATCTTCCAAATCAAACTTGATTCTGGTGTGTTGGTGACTGAGCAGGAGACTATAGAACGAGAAGCTGTCTGTTTCTTTCAAGCTTTGCTGTTAGCGCCCTCTCCCCCCGATGGCTACCCTTCTGGGGACGCAGCTGCTTTCGCTATCCCCTCTCTTGTTTTGGGGGAGGATAACGCTACCCTCATGAAGGCCTAG